In Sphingobacteriales bacterium, the genomic stretch CTTTTACTGAAGCGGGAAACAAAAGTAATGGATATCAGGTCGAGTAAACCATTGATAAATCTTTCAAATCCGAATTTGGTATGCCCGTATTTTCTCGGGTGATGTTCGACCACTTTTTCTCCTATTTTTGTAAAGCCTTTCCATTTGGCAATAACCGGAATGTACCGGTGCATTTCTCCGTAAACATCAATATTTTTAACTACTTCCGACTGATAAGCCTTTAATCCGCAGTTAAAATCGTGGAGCTTAATTCCTGAAATTTTCCGGGTTGCCCAATTGAAAAGTTTTGTTGGAATTGTTTTATTCAAAGGGTCATAACGCTTTTTTTTCCATCCCGAAACTATTTCAAATCCCTCTTCAGTAATCATTCTGAAGAGTTCGGGTATTTCATCAGGACTATCCTGAAGGTCAGAATCCATGGTGATCACTACACGTCCTTTGGCCAATGCAAATCCTTCATTCAGAGCTGCAGATTTTCCGTAATTTCTTCTGAATCTGACAGCTTTGACCCTGTTGTTTTGTGTTGCAAGCGATTGAATGACTTCGAAGGATCCGTCTGTGCTTCCGTCATCAATGAATATAATTTCGTAATCATATCCATGTTGGGTTACCACACGCTTTATCCATGCTTCCAGCTCAATCAGGGATTCTTTTTCATTAAATACAGGGATGACAATGCTTAAATCCATGCTTATGCGTTTTCAGGTTCTACGCTAATATCTT encodes the following:
- a CDS encoding glycosyltransferase family 2 protein — protein: MDLSIVIPVFNEKESLIELEAWIKRVVTQHGYDYEIIFIDDGSTDGSFEVIQSLATQNNRVKAVRFRRNYGKSAALNEGFALAKGRVVITMDSDLQDSPDEIPELFRMITEEGFEIVSGWKKKRYDPLNKTIPTKLFNWATRKISGIKLHDFNCGLKAYQSEVVKNIDVYGEMHRYIPVIAKWKGFTKIGEKVVEHHPRKYGHTKFGFERFINGLLDLISITFVSRFSK